From the genome of Streptomyces sp. V1I1, one region includes:
- a CDS encoding 3-oxoacyl-ACP synthase III family protein yields the protein MEASEIHILSVGTALPGDPLDNAGLARHFGMDAIWEQWVDAFVGTRARHLSVDLSTRQLRSSLADLSTRAAARAMDAAGVGPGDIDVVVLGTATPDQLMPATVNVVADRLGIDGVPTYQLQSGCAGAFQALDVGRQMLRAGGLRTALVIGGELCSRHYDPGVDLAKLDSAELVNFVLFGDGAGAAVLSAEPASGTPVIRRVLNRLTGLNREPGQVVEWTGALDRDNADRAHIKEDYKAIEESVPAMSREIAAELLADLGWASTDVDYLLPPQLSGRMTQRIVEGLDMPVAEEITRVDTIANTGNAMPFFQLEQTLPQLVEGDRVLGISVESSKWLKAGFALEMA from the coding sequence ATGGAAGCCTCGGAAATCCACATCCTGTCGGTCGGCACGGCACTTCCCGGTGATCCGCTGGACAATGCCGGGCTGGCCCGGCACTTCGGCATGGACGCGATCTGGGAGCAGTGGGTCGACGCGTTCGTCGGCACCCGGGCCAGGCATCTGTCGGTGGACCTGAGCACACGGCAACTCCGGTCCTCCCTCGCCGACTTGAGCACTCGCGCCGCTGCGCGGGCCATGGATGCCGCGGGTGTGGGTCCGGGCGACATCGATGTCGTCGTGCTCGGCACGGCCACCCCGGACCAGTTGATGCCGGCCACGGTGAATGTCGTCGCGGACCGGCTCGGCATCGACGGGGTGCCGACCTACCAGCTCCAGTCCGGCTGCGCGGGCGCCTTCCAGGCCCTCGACGTCGGCCGTCAGATGCTGCGGGCGGGCGGCCTTCGCACCGCGCTGGTGATCGGCGGGGAGCTCTGCTCGCGCCACTACGACCCGGGCGTGGACCTGGCGAAGCTGGACTCCGCCGAGCTGGTGAACTTCGTGCTGTTCGGCGACGGCGCGGGTGCCGCGGTGCTCAGCGCCGAGCCGGCGTCCGGCACGCCCGTGATCCGCCGGGTGCTCAACCGGCTCACCGGTCTGAACCGTGAGCCCGGCCAGGTCGTGGAGTGGACGGGCGCGCTCGACCGGGACAACGCCGACCGGGCGCACATCAAGGAGGACTACAAGGCGATCGAGGAGTCCGTACCCGCGATGTCCCGGGAGATCGCGGCGGAGCTGCTGGCGGACCTGGGCTGGGCGTCCACGGACGTGGACTACCTGCTGCCGCCCCAGCTCTCCGGACGCATGACGCAGCGGATCGTCGAGGGCCTCGACATGCCGGTGGCCGAGGAGATAACCCGGGTCGACACCATCGCCAACACGGGCAATGCGATGCCTTTCTTCCAACTGGAGCAGACCCTGCCGCAGTTGGTGGAGGGTGACCGGGTGCTCGGCATCTCCGTCGAGTCCAGCAAGTGGCTCAAGGCCGGCTTCGCGCTGGAAATGGCCTGA
- a CDS encoding SDR family NAD(P)-dependent oxidoreductase, producing MTLHATGATRLRVRLTPAGSDTVALTATDPEGGTVVSIGSLLIRPADLKAAAGAADPAHGLFRVEWQPVPVAAPGEQPRTGTPSRAVVGRDVIGISAALGDGVARYADLDALAAAEGPVPDEVLMPFTPGRPAKGTYNPVEIAREAPHRMLGLLQQWLADDRFAGSRLVVVTRNAVSTRYDEPIRDQSLAVWGLVRSAQTEHPGRFLLIDVDRDESSHQAVEEALAATGETQLAIRRGTVHAARLSRGAPPGRLTAPEDAPNWRLGANDRGTLEHLALLPAEAPDTPLGPGRVRVGVRAAGLNFRDVLITLGQYPGEAPIASEGAGYVLETGPGVDSFAPGDRVMGLFTEGAAGPVAVTDHRLLSEVPEGWSFAQAAATPVVFLTALYALSDLAQASEGQTVLIHSAAGGVGMAAAQLARARGMEVYGTASPAKWDALRYHGFDDAHLANSRTLAFEQDILAATDGRGVDVVLDALVGEFVDASLRLLPRGGRFVEMGKADIRDPRQVAEEYPGVGYRAFDLMEAGPERIQEMLAELKELFAAGRLTPLPVEAWDIHRATDAFRHLGQARHIGKVVLTLPRTLDPEGTVLVTGGTGTLGRRLARHLAAEHGVRHLLLAGRRGPDAPGAGELVADLAALGASATVVACDTADGVAVSELIDSVPREHPLTAVVHTAGVLDDGTIESMTPERLDIVGRPKQDAAWHLTDATRHLDLAAFVVFSSFAGIIGNAGQSNYAATNSFLDGLTAYHRSTGLPGLSLAWGLWGGDDDGSGMAGALGSGDLARLSGAGFAPLTPERGLALFDEALTSDEPLLVPLRLDLPALRARAENGTLAPLLRGLVRTPTRRAAAGRTSSAGDAPLAERLAALDDAERDRQLLGLVRAQAAAVLGHGTADSLAPERAFKDIGFDSLTAVELRNRLNSATGLRLPSSLVFDHPTPAALAAHLRTGLLGDGPAPASARTPAAPAVAGALDDDPIAIVGMACRYAGGVASPEDLWRLVASGADAVTDFPENRGWDTSGLYDPDPDRPGTSYTKRGAFLTGADRFDAAFFGINPREATAMDPQQRLLLETAWEAVERAGIDPTELRGSDTGVFAGVVAGDYVTRLGQAPESVEGYLATGTTASVASGRIAYTFGLEGPAVSVDTACSSSLVALHLAAQSLRQGECSLALAGGATVLAGPTSFIEFSRQRALSPDGLCKAFSASADGTGWGEGAGLLLLERLSDARRNGHPVVAVIRGTATNQDGASNGLSAPNGPSQERVIRQALANARLTAGQVDAVEAHGTGTRLGDPIEAQALISTYGQDRDTEHPLWLGSLKSNVGHTMAAAGVGGIIKMVMAMHHGRLPKTLHVDAPTDHVDWSTGTVRLLTEDRPWETTGDAPRRAGVSSFGISGTNAHVIIEEPTPGPEDGGKTAELPTLPWLLSAKTEEALREQAGLLQAYAVEHPGTEPAGVAHALAFRTRFDHRAVVPAGDRDTLLAGLDALARGKEFPGLVTGTTVGHGPGRPVFVFPGQGSQWAAMGRELIESSPEFAGYLRECAEALAPHTDWDLMQVLSGDPKAPGLDRVDVVQPALFAMMVSLARLWRHHGVEPAAVIGHSQGEIAAAHLAGALSLADAARIAALRSKAITRLAGTGGMLSVQLPADRTRDHLIDGTYIAAVNGPGATVVSGAQGALESLRDQLTAQKVRARMIPVDYASHSPHVDALEDELREVLGGIKPGAADVPFYSAVTHAPLEGTALTGDYWFRNLREPVLFDATVRRLLADGHTAFIEVSPHPVLITAIQETIEETGAPAVALGTLRRDQGDLQRFGTSLAEAHVAGTSPGVWRPAQPPARPSGLPTYPFQQRRYWLEASRTAVDADGLGLDTAGHALLGASVPLADGDQLVLTGRISLRTHPWLADHAVEGTVLLPGTAFVDLALHAAGLTDAGTVEDLTLEAPLTLPEQGSVALQVTVGTPDDEGRRTLAIHSRSDDIPSWTRHAAGALVSTPVPAEEIAWPPPGEPVDLTGSYDELAARGYEYGPLFQGLTALWHDGNDLYAEITLPEGTDTTHHTLHPALLDAALHPLALGTPGERDDSVQLPFSFSGVSLYAQGATALRVRLTRAQNGTVGLRIADSGGTPVAACEALTLRPVPAEQLAALRARGAGSLPLHTVEWSALPAAPATAAPAPAESAWAVLGDDAERIAGVLDVTAHTGLDALHAAVEGSAAGLPDTVVACLPLPSGSVGAHSAEGVRAALGSLLALLQSWLDDERFAGSRLVTAVRRSVAVTDAESTEPAAAALWGLLRSARTENPDRIVLVDLDEDESSLRALPAAVASGESELAVRGGVLYTPRLAVSPEPTSRERPLDPDGTVLITGATGTLGGLLARHLVTEHSARHLLLISRRGPQAPGAAELEAELTALGAEVRIESCDASDREALAGLLASIGSERPLTAVVHAAGALDDGVVQSLSPERFDAVLAAKADAAWNLHDLTRDTALSAFLLFSSLAGVVGNAGQGNYAAANAYLDGLAQHRRSLGLPAASIAWGLWAKSSGLTGHLGDRERDRLGRDGIVPLSADDGLALLDQVLAGQQATAVAARLDHAELRRRAAGGLLPPLFRGLVRVPERRSSGPAGAKSLAERLASVPESERDRLVLDLVRETAAVVLGHTDTALIDDDHSFKELGFDSLTAVEFRNRLTAATGLRLPATVVFDHPSPAALAARLRADAEPAEPESAAVTDPLAGLDALERALALTPREDTGTRTEVGRRLRELLHAWETEQPATGPESDVASRIQTASATEILDLIDSEFGRKARSK from the coding sequence GTGACTCTGCACGCCACCGGCGCCACCCGGCTGAGGGTGCGCCTGACACCGGCCGGGTCCGACACCGTCGCGCTCACCGCCACCGACCCCGAGGGGGGAACGGTGGTGTCGATCGGCTCACTGCTCATCCGCCCGGCCGACCTCAAGGCGGCGGCCGGCGCCGCGGACCCGGCCCACGGTCTGTTCCGCGTGGAATGGCAGCCGGTGCCCGTCGCCGCGCCCGGTGAGCAGCCGCGGACCGGGACACCGAGCCGGGCCGTTGTGGGCCGGGACGTCATCGGCATCAGCGCCGCACTGGGGGACGGCGTCGCCCGGTACGCGGACCTCGACGCACTCGCCGCCGCCGAGGGTCCGGTACCGGACGAGGTGCTGATGCCGTTCACGCCGGGGCGCCCCGCCAAGGGCACGTACAACCCTGTGGAGATCGCGCGCGAGGCGCCGCACCGGATGCTGGGCCTGCTGCAACAGTGGCTGGCCGACGACCGGTTCGCCGGGTCCCGGCTGGTCGTGGTGACCCGTAACGCCGTCTCCACCCGTTACGACGAGCCCATCCGGGACCAGAGCCTGGCGGTCTGGGGGCTGGTGCGCTCCGCGCAGACCGAGCACCCCGGCCGTTTCCTCCTGATCGACGTCGATCGTGACGAGAGCTCACACCAGGCTGTCGAGGAGGCGTTGGCGGCGACGGGTGAAACCCAGCTCGCCATCCGGCGCGGCACCGTTCATGCGGCACGGTTGAGCCGCGGTGCGCCCCCGGGCAGGCTGACCGCCCCCGAGGACGCTCCGAACTGGCGGCTCGGCGCGAACGACCGCGGCACCCTGGAGCACCTCGCGCTGCTTCCCGCCGAGGCCCCCGACACTCCGCTGGGCCCCGGCCGAGTGCGGGTCGGCGTCCGGGCCGCCGGTCTGAACTTCCGCGATGTTCTGATCACCCTCGGCCAGTACCCGGGCGAGGCCCCGATCGCCAGTGAGGGCGCCGGATACGTCCTTGAGACCGGTCCCGGGGTCGACTCCTTCGCGCCCGGCGACCGGGTGATGGGCCTGTTCACCGAGGGGGCGGCCGGGCCGGTCGCCGTCACCGACCACCGGCTGCTGAGCGAGGTGCCCGAGGGCTGGTCGTTCGCCCAGGCCGCCGCCACGCCCGTGGTGTTCCTCACCGCCCTGTACGCGCTCAGCGATCTGGCGCAGGCGAGCGAGGGCCAGACCGTACTGATCCATTCGGCGGCCGGCGGCGTCGGCATGGCCGCGGCCCAGCTCGCCCGTGCCCGGGGCATGGAGGTGTACGGCACTGCCAGCCCCGCCAAGTGGGACGCGCTGCGCTACCACGGCTTCGACGACGCGCATCTGGCCAACTCCCGCACCCTGGCCTTCGAACAGGACATCCTCGCCGCCACCGATGGGCGCGGCGTGGATGTCGTACTGGACGCACTGGTCGGCGAGTTCGTGGACGCCTCACTGCGGCTGCTGCCGCGCGGCGGCCGCTTCGTGGAGATGGGCAAAGCCGACATCCGCGATCCGCGGCAGGTCGCCGAGGAGTACCCGGGCGTCGGCTACCGCGCCTTCGACCTGATGGAGGCCGGTCCTGAGCGCATCCAGGAGATGCTGGCCGAACTCAAGGAGCTCTTCGCGGCGGGCCGGCTGACGCCGCTGCCCGTGGAGGCGTGGGACATTCACCGCGCCACGGACGCCTTCCGCCACCTGGGCCAGGCACGGCACATCGGCAAGGTCGTGCTGACCCTGCCGCGCACGCTGGACCCCGAAGGAACGGTGCTGGTCACCGGAGGCACCGGCACCCTCGGCCGGCGTCTGGCCCGGCATCTCGCCGCCGAACACGGCGTACGCCACCTGCTGCTGGCCGGCCGCCGTGGCCCCGACGCACCGGGTGCCGGCGAACTGGTCGCCGACCTCGCCGCGTTGGGCGCCAGTGCCACCGTGGTCGCCTGCGACACGGCCGACGGCGTCGCGGTGTCCGAGCTGATCGACTCGGTCCCGCGGGAGCACCCCCTCACCGCCGTCGTCCACACCGCCGGTGTACTGGACGACGGGACCATCGAGTCCATGACCCCGGAGCGGCTCGACATCGTCGGGCGGCCCAAGCAGGACGCGGCCTGGCACCTCACCGACGCCACACGCCACCTGGACCTGGCCGCCTTCGTGGTCTTCTCCTCCTTCGCCGGCATCATCGGCAACGCGGGCCAGTCCAACTACGCGGCCACCAACTCCTTCCTGGACGGGCTCACCGCCTACCACCGCAGCACCGGCCTGCCGGGGCTCTCCCTGGCCTGGGGCCTGTGGGGCGGCGACGACGACGGCAGCGGCATGGCCGGGGCGCTCGGCAGCGGTGACCTCGCCAGGCTGTCCGGAGCGGGCTTCGCGCCGCTCACCCCGGAGCGCGGCCTCGCCCTCTTCGACGAGGCTCTGACCTCGGACGAGCCGCTGCTCGTCCCCCTCCGGCTGGATCTGCCCGCGCTGCGCGCCCGCGCAGAGAACGGCACACTCGCACCGCTGCTGCGCGGTCTGGTCCGTACTCCCACCCGGCGGGCCGCCGCGGGCCGCACGAGCTCCGCGGGCGATGCGCCACTCGCCGAGCGGCTCGCCGCACTGGACGACGCGGAGCGCGACCGGCAACTGCTCGGCCTGGTACGGGCGCAGGCCGCGGCGGTCCTCGGGCACGGCACGGCCGATTCCCTGGCCCCCGAGCGGGCGTTCAAGGACATCGGCTTCGATTCGCTGACCGCGGTCGAGCTGCGCAACCGCCTCAACTCCGCCACCGGTCTGCGGCTGCCGTCCTCGCTGGTCTTCGACCATCCCACTCCGGCGGCGCTCGCCGCCCATCTGCGCACCGGTCTGCTCGGTGACGGGCCGGCGCCGGCAAGTGCCCGTACGCCTGCCGCTCCCGCCGTGGCCGGGGCACTCGACGACGATCCGATCGCGATCGTCGGAATGGCCTGCCGGTACGCGGGCGGGGTCGCCTCTCCCGAGGACCTGTGGCGGCTGGTGGCCTCCGGCGCCGACGCGGTGACGGACTTCCCCGAGAACCGCGGCTGGGACACCAGCGGCCTGTACGACCCCGACCCCGACCGGCCCGGCACCTCGTACACGAAGCGAGGAGCCTTCCTGACCGGGGCCGACCGGTTCGACGCGGCGTTCTTCGGAATCAACCCGCGTGAGGCGACCGCGATGGACCCGCAGCAGCGGCTCCTCCTCGAGACCGCCTGGGAGGCCGTCGAGCGGGCCGGTATCGACCCCACAGAACTGCGCGGCAGCGACACCGGCGTCTTCGCCGGTGTGGTCGCCGGGGACTACGTCACCCGGCTCGGTCAGGCCCCCGAGTCCGTCGAGGGGTATCTGGCGACGGGCACCACAGCCAGCGTCGCCTCCGGCCGTATCGCCTACACCTTCGGCCTGGAGGGCCCCGCGGTGTCGGTAGACACGGCGTGCTCGTCGTCGCTGGTGGCCCTGCATCTGGCGGCCCAGTCGCTGCGGCAGGGCGAGTGCTCGCTCGCGCTGGCCGGCGGTGCGACCGTACTGGCGGGACCCACCAGCTTCATCGAGTTCAGCCGTCAGCGCGCGCTGTCACCGGACGGGCTGTGCAAGGCCTTCTCCGCCTCCGCGGACGGCACCGGCTGGGGCGAGGGTGCGGGGCTGCTGCTTCTGGAGCGGCTCTCGGACGCCCGGCGCAACGGCCACCCGGTGGTCGCCGTCATCCGCGGCACCGCCACCAACCAGGACGGCGCCAGCAACGGCCTTTCCGCCCCCAACGGCCCCTCCCAGGAACGCGTCATCCGGCAGGCCCTCGCCAACGCACGGCTGACCGCGGGCCAGGTGGACGCGGTCGAGGCGCACGGCACCGGTACCCGCCTCGGCGACCCGATCGAGGCACAGGCGCTGATCAGCACGTACGGACAGGACCGCGACACCGAACACCCGCTGTGGCTCGGCTCCTTGAAGTCCAACGTCGGCCACACCATGGCCGCGGCCGGCGTGGGCGGCATCATCAAGATGGTGATGGCCATGCACCACGGCCGTCTGCCGAAGACGCTGCATGTCGACGCGCCCACCGACCACGTCGACTGGTCCACGGGGACGGTCCGGCTGCTGACCGAGGACCGGCCGTGGGAGACAACCGGCGACGCACCGCGGCGGGCCGGGGTCTCCTCCTTCGGGATCAGCGGAACCAACGCCCACGTCATCATCGAAGAGCCCACTCCCGGGCCGGAGGACGGCGGGAAGACCGCCGAACTCCCCACGCTTCCCTGGCTGCTGTCGGCGAAGACCGAGGAAGCACTGCGGGAGCAGGCCGGTCTGCTCCAGGCGTACGCCGTCGAGCACCCCGGCACCGAGCCGGCCGGGGTCGCGCACGCGCTCGCCTTCCGTACCCGTTTCGACCACCGGGCCGTCGTCCCCGCGGGCGACCGTGACACGTTGCTGGCCGGACTGGACGCCCTCGCCCGCGGCAAGGAGTTCCCCGGCCTCGTCACCGGCACCACTGTCGGCCACGGGCCCGGCCGACCCGTCTTCGTCTTCCCCGGCCAGGGCAGCCAGTGGGCGGCCATGGGCCGTGAACTCATAGAGAGCAGCCCGGAGTTCGCCGGCTATCTGCGGGAGTGCGCCGAGGCGCTGGCGCCGCACACCGACTGGGACCTGATGCAGGTGCTCTCCGGGGACCCGAAGGCCCCCGGTCTGGACCGCGTCGACGTGGTGCAGCCCGCGCTGTTCGCCATGATGGTGTCGCTCGCCCGGCTGTGGAGGCACCACGGCGTCGAACCCGCCGCCGTCATCGGGCACTCCCAGGGCGAGATCGCCGCGGCTCATCTCGCGGGCGCGCTCAGCCTCGCCGACGCCGCGCGGATCGCCGCGCTGCGCAGCAAGGCCATCACCAGACTGGCCGGGACCGGCGGCATGCTCTCGGTCCAGCTGCCCGCCGACCGCACCAGGGACCACCTCATCGACGGCACGTACATCGCCGCCGTGAACGGGCCGGGGGCGACCGTCGTCTCCGGTGCGCAGGGAGCCCTGGAATCGCTGCGGGACCAGCTCACCGCCCAGAAGGTGCGGGCCCGGATGATCCCCGTCGACTACGCCTCGCACTCCCCGCACGTCGACGCGCTGGAGGACGAACTGCGCGAGGTGCTGGGCGGGATCAAGCCCGGTGCGGCCGACGTCCCCTTCTACTCCGCCGTGACCCACGCGCCGCTGGAGGGGACGGCACTGACCGGCGACTACTGGTTCCGCAACCTCCGCGAGCCGGTGCTGTTCGACGCAACGGTGCGCAGGCTGCTGGCGGACGGGCACACCGCCTTCATCGAGGTCAGCCCGCACCCCGTACTGATCACAGCCATCCAGGAAACGATCGAGGAGACCGGCGCCCCGGCCGTCGCGCTGGGCACCCTCCGCCGCGACCAGGGTGACCTCCAGCGCTTCGGCACCTCGCTCGCCGAGGCCCATGTCGCGGGCACCTCGCCCGGCGTCTGGCGCCCCGCGCAGCCCCCGGCCCGGCCGAGCGGGCTGCCCACCTACCCCTTCCAGCAGCGGCGTTACTGGCTGGAGGCTTCCCGGACGGCCGTCGACGCCGACGGACTCGGACTGGACACCGCCGGCCATGCGCTGCTCGGTGCCAGCGTCCCGCTCGCCGACGGCGACCAGCTGGTGCTCACCGGCCGTATCTCTCTGCGCACCCATCCCTGGCTCGCCGACCACGCGGTGGAGGGCACTGTGCTGCTTCCCGGCACGGCCTTTGTGGACCTGGCGCTGCACGCCGCGGGGCTCACGGACGCGGGCACGGTGGAGGATCTCACCCTCGAAGCGCCCCTCACCCTGCCCGAGCAGGGCTCGGTGGCGCTTCAGGTCACCGTCGGCACCCCGGACGACGAGGGGCGGCGCACCCTCGCCATCCACTCCCGCAGCGACGACATCCCGTCCTGGACGCGGCATGCCGCCGGTGCTCTCGTCAGCACCCCTGTTCCCGCCGAGGAGATCGCCTGGCCACCGCCCGGCGAACCCGTCGACCTCACCGGCTCCTACGACGAACTCGCCGCCAGAGGCTACGAGTACGGACCACTCTTCCAAGGCCTCACCGCCCTCTGGCACGACGGCAACGACCTCTACGCCGAAATCACCCTCCCCGAAGGAACCGACACCACCCACCACACCCTCCACCCCGCACTCCTCGACGCAGCCCTGCACCCACTGGCGCTGGGCACACCGGGCGAGCGGGACGACAGCGTCCAACTTCCCTTCTCCTTCAGCGGGGTCAGCCTGTACGCCCAAGGCGCCACGGCTCTGCGGGTGCGGCTGACCAGGGCCCAGAACGGCACGGTGGGACTTCGTATCGCCGACTCGGGCGGCACGCCCGTCGCCGCCTGCGAAGCGCTCACCCTGCGTCCCGTACCGGCTGAGCAACTGGCCGCGCTGCGGGCCCGAGGCGCGGGGAGCCTTCCGCTGCACACGGTGGAGTGGTCCGCCCTGCCCGCCGCTCCGGCCACCGCCGCTCCGGCCCCCGCCGAGAGTGCCTGGGCCGTGCTCGGCGACGACGCCGAGCGGATCGCCGGGGTGCTGGACGTCACCGCGCACACTGGGCTCGACGCGCTCCATGCGGCTGTCGAGGGCTCCGCGGCGGGGCTGCCGGACACCGTCGTGGCATGCCTGCCGCTGCCGTCCGGATCCGTCGGGGCCCACTCGGCTGAGGGCGTACGGGCCGCGCTGGGTTCACTGCTCGCTCTTCTGCAGTCCTGGCTGGACGACGAGCGGTTCGCCGGCAGCCGGCTGGTGACGGCCGTGCGCCGGTCAGTGGCCGTCACTGACGCGGAGTCCACCGAACCGGCCGCCGCCGCGCTGTGGGGGCTGCTGCGCTCGGCCCGCACCGAGAACCCCGACCGGATCGTGCTGGTGGACCTGGACGAGGACGAGTCCTCGCTGCGGGCGCTGCCCGCGGCCGTGGCCTCCGGCGAAAGCGAACTCGCCGTACGCGGAGGTGTCTTGTACACGCCGCGGCTGGCCGTCTCGCCGGAACCCACGTCCCGGGAACGGCCGCTGGACCCCGACGGAACGGTGCTGATCACCGGTGCGACCGGCACCCTCGGCGGCCTGCTCGCCCGCCACCTCGTCACCGAACACAGCGCGCGCCACCTCCTGTTGATCAGCCGCCGCGGCCCCCAGGCCCCCGGCGCCGCCGAACTGGAGGCCGAGCTGACCGCGCTGGGCGCCGAGGTACGTATCGAGTCCTGCGACGCGAGCGACCGCGAAGCCCTCGCCGGGCTGCTTGCCTCCATTGGGTCGGAGCGGCCGCTGACGGCGGTGGTGCATGCGGCCGGAGCCCTCGACGACGGCGTCGTCCAGTCGCTGTCCCCCGAGCGGTTCGACGCGGTGCTGGCCGCCAAGGCCGACGCCGCCTGGAACCTGCACGACCTCACCCGCGACACCGCTCTGTCGGCCTTCCTGCTGTTCTCCTCGCTCGCGGGCGTGGTGGGCAACGCGGGGCAGGGCAACTATGCGGCGGCGAACGCCTACCTGGACGGGCTGGCCCAGCACCGCCGCTCCCTCGGACTGCCCGCCGCCTCCATCGCCTGGGGCCTGTGGGCGAAAAGCAGCGGCCTCACGGGCCACCTGGGCGATCGCGAACGGGACCGGCTCGGCCGCGACGGCATCGTCCCGCTGTCCGCCGACGACGGTCTGGCGCTGCTCGACCAGGTGCTGGCCGGACAGCAGGCCACGGCGGTCGCGGCCCGGCTGGACCACGCGGAGCTGCGCCGCCGGGCGGCGGGCGGGCTGCTGCCCCCGCTGTTCCGCGGGCTGGTGCGGGTCCCGGAGCGCAGGTCCTCAGGACCGGCGGGCGCCAAGTCCCTGGCCGAGCGACTGGCTTCAGTGCCGGAGAGCGAGCGGGACCGGCTGGTGCTCGACCTCGTACGCGAGACGGCGGCCGTGGTTCTCGGTCACACGGACACGGCGCTGATCGACGACGACCACTCCTTCAAGGAGCTCGGCTTCGACTCCCTGACCGCGGTGGAGTTCCGTAACCGCCTCACCGCCGCGACCGGTCTGCGACTGCCCGCGACCGTGGTCTTCGACCATCCTTCGCCGGCCGCGCTCGCCGCACGCCTGCGTGCGGATGCCGAACCGGCCGAGCCGGAGTCGGCGGCCGTCACCGATCCGCTCGCCGGACTGGACGCCCTGGAACGGGCGTTGGCACTGACGCCGCGCGAGGACACGGGAACGCGGACCGAGGTGGGCAGGCGGCTGCGCGAACTGCTGCACGCCTGGGAGACGGAACAGCCCGCAACCGGCCCGGAATCGGATGTGGCTTCACGCATCCAGACCGCGTCGGCCACCGAGATCCTCGATCTCATCGACAGCGAATTCGGCAGGAAGGCCCGGTCGAAGTGA
- a CDS encoding FAD-dependent monooxygenase — translation MTDPVIVVGSGPTGLMLACELGLAGIPVVVIDRRAAPDSHSPGQAVNAAVIELLDQRGLADELRESGLPLPGAHFSLLWLRPELLPGPQPARGLLVPQPRLEAVLERRARELGVDIRRGQELTDLRQSADSVSMRLRTAEGEHHLRGSYVVAADGTRSTVRELVGIGFPGSGWTVSGTVGDVEADFSTLAVNHLGAHYVGSGGVYSGAPAGPDVLRVITTSFAEVSTGGEPVALEQLQADVHALTGRELPARRLLWAERFTSVSGNAERYREGRVFLAGDAAHSFFPLGGLRLSTCLQDAVNLGWKLAADLQGWAPPGLLDTYHSERHPEGERARLALDAQLALMHPPSRTAGVRSLLASLAQFEDVNRYLVELVTGVDLRYPVGEGQAAGPDSALGGRIAGAAPLLRGGKGLLLVPDDTSLDLAGTAAGWADRVETESASAAGEAGPALLRPDGHVVWAGGDGELEGALKNWFGDPR, via the coding sequence GTGACCGATCCCGTCATTGTGGTGGGTTCCGGCCCCACCGGCCTGATGCTCGCCTGCGAACTCGGCCTCGCCGGCATACCCGTCGTCGTCATCGACCGGCGTGCGGCTCCCGACAGCCACTCCCCAGGTCAGGCGGTCAACGCGGCCGTCATCGAACTCCTCGACCAGCGAGGGCTGGCGGACGAGCTCCGCGAGTCGGGGCTGCCGCTGCCCGGCGCCCACTTCTCCCTGCTCTGGCTGCGCCCCGAACTGCTGCCCGGACCGCAGCCGGCCCGCGGCCTGCTGGTCCCGCAGCCCCGTCTGGAGGCGGTGCTGGAACGGCGCGCCAGGGAACTGGGCGTGGACATCCGCCGCGGGCAGGAACTGACAGATCTGCGCCAGTCCGCCGACTCGGTGAGCATGCGGCTGCGCACCGCGGAGGGCGAACACCACCTGCGCGGGTCGTACGTCGTCGCAGCCGACGGCACCCGCAGCACCGTCCGGGAGCTGGTCGGTATCGGCTTCCCGGGCAGCGGCTGGACCGTCTCGGGCACCGTGGGGGACGTCGAGGCCGACTTCTCCACCCTTGCGGTCAACCACCTGGGCGCCCACTACGTCGGCTCCGGAGGCGTGTACTCGGGTGCCCCGGCCGGCCCTGACGTCCTGCGGGTGATCACCACGTCCTTCGCGGAGGTCTCCACAGGCGGCGAGCCGGTGGCGCTGGAGCAACTACAGGCCGACGTGCACGCACTGACCGGCCGGGAGCTGCCGGCCCGGCGGCTGCTGTGGGCCGAGCGGTTCACCAGCGTCAGCGGAAACGCGGAGCGCTACCGCGAGGGCCGGGTCTTCCTCGCCGGCGACGCCGCGCACTCCTTCTTCCCGCTCGGCGGGCTGCGGCTGAGCACGTGCCTCCAGGACGCGGTGAACCTCGGCTGGAAGCTGGCCGCCGACCTCCAGGGGTGGGCGCCGCCGGGGCTGCTCGACACGTATCACTCCGAGCGGCACCCGGAGGGAGAGCGAGCCCGTCTGGCCCTGGACGCCCAGCTGGCGCTGATGCACCCGCCGTCCCGTACCGCAGGAGTACGTTCCCTGCTGGCGAGCCTCGCCCAATTCGAGGACGTCAACCGGTACTTGGTGGAGCTGGTGACCGGCGTCGACCTCCGCTACCCCGTCGGGGAGGGCCAGGCCGCGGGACCGGACTCCGCGCTGGGAGGCCGGATAGCCGGGGCCGCACCTCTGCTGCGCGGCGGCAAGGGCCTCCTGCTCGTCCCGGACGACACGTCCCTCGACCTCGCGGGCACGGCGGCCGGCTGGGCGGACCGGGTGGAGACGGAGTCCGCTTCGGCTGCCGGGGAAGCGGGCCCCGCACTGCTGCGCCCGGACGGACATGTCGTGTGGGCCGGCGGGGATGGGGAGCTGGAAGGGGCGCTCAAGAACTGGTTCGGCGATCCCCGCTGA